From the Fusarium musae strain F31 chromosome 11, whole genome shotgun sequence genome, one window contains:
- the GPY2 gene encoding ABC transporter gpy2 (EggNog:ENOG41~antiSMASH:Cluster_11.2~SMCOG1000:ABC transporter ATP-binding protein) — protein sequence MDAARARTLWRMLDGRDPAIAVMVLASTKVLALVTEMLWKCSLVNKHELCDAPEESNGIIERALMLRMMPIFWAGYRTPLQTEHLSKLSTKLQNAELRPTEKGPKRKQEPIKLAKEIFFSHTIEFLAPIFPRLCYLSLTFAQPFLVRRAIDYISKPKTEGTGQRGDGLIAAYALVYYGIAFVSSLYEQSAVRATTVVRADLSMRIYQQSLLLDRVVDTGDSSTTMMTADVERVQLGVRKIHDAWASFVSVAIGLWLIEVQLGLAALVTLGLIGGSLLLGGYWSGRASRFQKNWMAAIEKRLHKTVQVLKGIKSIKQMGAAPAIKTMLEDERQSEIKLSKRFRLQLIALVTLSFTSLTMLPALGLSVHNAVSDKSSGRILTAQTAFQVMTLFNIVSSSIQDCTSHVMAIMVGLGSLQRIESFLNQHTWTDPRKSIRDASISTDESSVGGSSEKKVLTDVAVKIQNVSAKWTDDGEDIIKDATFDVPAHGLTVIAGPTGSGKSTLLRVVLGDLAPSSGTVSVDDSQVAFCDQTPWIANISIKENIVGALPFYEERYRMALHACALDQDIEDLTDGDKHLCGLNGQSVSGGQKVRIALARAVYSKATLVLLDDCLVGLDTNTERHILGEIFAPRGLLSSAPTTTILATSSPRYLPFANYIILIDADGRIVRQGTYAEIAPHIEQLEHDVLQVSDRAAAAREPRAQDSDELPNTAITNDIAFKKGANGDWAVYKWYFGVIGWMDFVVFLFLCLGFVIGVIFPQIYLGLWSEKTLQEQVDTLPSFYGVFFGVGSTAWIALFSACVWLFLRIAVRTAALFHHLILTTTLNARMDFFSQTDSGVTLNRFSQDLQITDMELPLAFVGATMNLLMLIAQCIVVTIQSHYAGFAILAIAVVIGFFHEFYLRTSRRLRVMDIEARSPVLSLLLESLDGLATVRAYGWASWYLRRGIEVLERSQVPFHFLQSAQVTLNLSVDLFVATLALVVISIAVVQMNTSGGSLGLALFNIVGLGQSVKGVVFFWTSLEITLGAVARIRDFTQDTKSEHEADTKPSAEWPSKGEIHFTDVTLTHSTSLPPTISNLTLDIKPGSKMAICGRTGSGKSTLVNSLLGLVQVSSGLISVDDVDISTLAKDEVRSRFVVLPQESLILSVSIREYAKLFGISDEQEIIQGLKKTGLWQTIEQGGGLDMIASSDTFSHGERQLFAMTLACLKKGKIVLMDEPTSHVDNDIQTQLRQTVFDTFPDSTVLCVTHQVATIVEFDIVLVLDDGKIVEQGDPKELLRQPTSRFAQLYSAGEL from the exons ATGGATGCCGCTCGCGCCCGAACCCTTTGGCGGATGCTAGATGGACGAGACCCTGCGATTGCTGTTATGGTGCTGGCAAGTACTAAGGTTCTCGCTCTGGTCACTGAGATGTTGTGGAAATGTTCGTTGGTAAACAAACATGAACTATGCGATGCCCCAGAGGAGAGCAACGGTATCATTGAACGTGCGCTTATGCTGAGAATGATGCCGATTTTCTGGGCTGGATACCGCACGCCGTTGCAGACTGAGCATCTCTCCAAGCTTAGTACCAAGTTGCAGAATGCCGAATTGAGGCCGACCGAAAAGG GACCGAAGAGGAAGCAGGAGCCGATCAAGCTTGCGAAagagatcttcttctctcacACCATCGAGTTTCTGGCGCCTATATTCCCCCGACTATGCTACCtctccttgacctttgcCCAACCATTTCTCGTCCGTCGAGCGATTGACTACATCTCGAAGCCAAAGACCGAAGGCACAGGCCAGAGAGGTGATGGACTCATCGCAGCATATGCTCTTGTCTACTATGGCATTGCA TTTGTCTCCTCTCTGTATGAACAAAGCGCTGTTCGAGCCACCACTGTCGTCCGTGCCGATCTATCGATGCGAATCTACCAGCAATCACTTCTTCTCGATCGAGTCGTGGATACGGGAGACTCAAGTACAACAATGATGACTGCCGACGTCGAGCGCGTGCAGCTCGGAGTTCGAAAGATACATGACGCTTGGGCTAGCTTCGTATCTGTTGCAATTGGACTCTGGCTCATCGAAGTACAGCTCGGTCTTGCAGCTTTGGTTACGTTGGGGTTGATCGGAG GCTCTTTACTGCTCGGCGGATACTGGTCTGGGCGCGCTAGCAGATTCCAGAAGAATTGGATGGCCGCCATTGAGAAGCGCCTCCACAAGACAGTGCAGGTCTTGAAGGGtatcaagagcatcaagcaAATGGGCGCGGCGCCAGCGATAAAGACCatgcttgaagatgaaagacaATCGGAGATCAAGCTATCGAAGAGATTCCGTCTTCAACTCATTGCACTTGTAACTTTAT CTTTCACCTCTCTCACCATGCTTCCAGCCTTGGGTCTCAGCGTCCACAACGCTGTGTCGGACAAATCATCAGGACGTATCCTCACCGCCCAAACAGCCTTCCAAGTCATGAccctcttcaacatcgtcagcTCAAGTATACAAGACTGTACCTCCCATGTCATGGCTATCATGGTAGGACTCGGCTCACTGCAGCGTATTGAGAGCTTTCTCAACCAGCATACCTGGACAGATCCTCGAAAGTCTATCAGAGATGCTAGCATCAGTACAGATGAGAGTTCTGTTGGTGGCTCAAGCGAGAAGAAGGTTCTCACCGACGTTGCTGTCAAAATTCAGAACGTTAGCGCAAAGTGGACTGACGATGGtgaagatatcatcaaggacgCTACGTTTGATGTACCAGCTCATGGATTGACTGTCATTGCTGGACCGACAGGCAGTGGAAAGTCGACTCTGCTGCGTGTTGTGTTGGGTGATCTTGCACCGTCATCTGGAACCGTCTCTGTCGATGATTCGCAGGTTGCTTTCTGTGACCAGACACCTTGGATTGCTAATATTAgcatcaaggagaacatcGTGGGTGCCTTGCCTTTCTATGAAGAGCGATATCGCATGGCGCTTCATGCATGTGCTCTTGATCAGGACATTGAAGATCTGACAGACGGAGACAAACATCTTTGTGGCTTAAATGGACAGTCTGTCAGTGGAGGACAGAAAGTTCGCATT GCTCTAGCGCGCGCCGTTTACTCCAAGGCtactcttgttcttctcgacgATTGCCTTGTCGGCCTCGACACCAACACGGAGCGCCACATCCTCGGTGAGATCTTCGCTCCCCGaggtcttctcagcagcgcTCCCACCACGACTATCCTCGCCACAAGTTCAC CGAGATATCTTCCCTTCGCTAACTACATCATCCTCATTGACGCCGACGGCCGTATTGTTCGGCAAGGCACATACGCCGAGATTGCACCGCATATAGAGCAGCTCGAACATGACGTGCTGCAAGTATCTGACCGCGCTGCCGCTGCACGTGAACCTAGAGCTCAAGACTCTGATGAACTACCCAACACTGCAATCACCAATGACATCGCTTTCAAGAAGGGTGCCAATGGTGATTGGGCTGTGTACAAGTGGTACTTTGGAGTCATTGGCTGGATGGACTTTGTTGTCTTTCTATTCCTCTGCTTGGGATTCGTGATAGGCGTCATATTTCCAC AAATATACCTTGGACTATGGTCGGAGAAGACTCTCCAGGAACAAGTTGATACACTTCCGTCATTCTATGGCGTCTTCTTCGGCGTTGGTTCAACGGCATGGATAGCTCTCTTCTCAGCATGTGTATGGCTCTTTTTACGCATCGCAGTTCGGACAGCAGCTTTGTTCCACCATCTCATTCTCACTACAACACTCAA TGCCAGAATGGATTTCTTCTCCCAGACGGATAGTGGAGTCACGTTGAACAG ATTTAGTCAGGACCTGCAGATTACCGATATGGAGCTACCGCTAGCTTTCGTTGGCGCCACGATGAACTTGCTGATGCTTATTGCGCAGTGTATCGTTGTCACGATCCAATCCCACTACGCGGGCTTTGCGATTCTGGCTATCGCTGTTGTGATTGGCTTCTTTCATGAGTTTTATCTTCGCACTTCTCGAAGACTTCGTGTCATGGACATTGAGGCGAGGTCACCTGTCTTGTCGTTGCTGTTGGAGTCTCTTGATGGACTCGCTACTGTGCGCGCATATGGCTGGGCATCATGGTACTTGCGACGGGGCATAGAGGTCCTTGAGCGATCACAAGTACCCTTTCACTTCTTGCAGTCTGCACAAGTCACACTCAATCTCTCAGTAGACTTGTTTGTCGCGACTCTTGCCCTAGTTGTTATCTCCATCGCTGTAGTACAGATGAACACCAGTGGCGGAAGTCTTGGTCTCGCGCTGTTCAACATCGTGGGACTTGGGCAATCAGTCAAAGGTGTCGTATTCTTCTGGACTTCGCTCGAGATCACACTTGGTGCAGTTGCTCGTATCAGAGACTTTACTCAGGACACAAAGTCGGAGCATGAGGCGGATACGAAGCCTTCGGCGGAGTGGCCATCTAAGGGCGAGATTCACTTCACCGATGTGACACTTACTCATTC AACTTCGTTGCCACCAACCATTTCGAATTTGACGCTGGATATCAAGCCAGGCTCCAAGATGGCCATTTGTGGTCGGACAGGAAG CGGAAAGAGTACCCTTGTGAACTCATTGCTCGGCCTAGTGCAGGTCTCTTCAGGTCTCATCAGCGTCGACGACGTTGACATCTCAACCCTGGCCAAGGATGAAGTACGATCACGCTTCGTAGTCCTCCCGCAAGAATCTCTCATCCTCTCAGTAAGTATTCGAGAGTACGCAAAGCTTTTTGGCATTTCAGACGAGCAAGAGATTATCCAGGGCCTGAAGAAGACAGGCCTATGGCAGACGATTGAGCAAGGAGGCGGTTTAGATATGATCGCCTCAAGCGACACCTTCTCCCACGGAGAGCGTCAGCTCTTCGCCATGACACTAGCCTGCctcaagaagggcaagatcgTGCTTATGGACGAGCCAACAAGCCA CGTCGACAATGATATCCAGACACAGCTGCGCCAGACAGTATTTGACACGTTCCCTGATAGCACTGTCCTCTGTGTCACGCATCAGGTTGCAACTATTGTAGAGTTTGATATAGTTCTTGTACTAGATGACGGCAAGATCGTTGAGCAGGGTGATCCCAAGGAACTGCTGCGGCAGCCAACTTCGCGTTTCGCACAGCTGTACTCGGCTGGTGAGCTTTGA
- a CDS encoding hypothetical protein (antiSMASH:Cluster_11.2), whose translation METPSSITLRPILPRPSATPVPTSSAPKHTSDLAIPRKTKVISACQVCKLKKIKCDGDRPECGPCKSKGRDCDYPVQGNRAEILTRRQQALQENVESFGALYRYLQERPANEASSLFDRIRDGFGIEAALEFVKREDSTSALACRDPPSARVEWSQRIYDCNLLFENELLSTETSDVAIQALRDGVDCYFSYLGTMFPIYTRKEADSIIDTFLASREGNPDQVVSKKVAYGELLAICALGFQYDRQTLPNGNASICTPFYQKARLFLDYVVEKAPLRAMRICCCLGIYNVIAKSSLAISYTDWGILLGSSSGLAVGKRPATLSETDFNGYTRTFAALITVRSWVTATLGHIPSPEVSRCIHETREKMDNTGDLDSAGEDPVIGMLQQKMAQITVLKANVLRTVASFRVLSPAILRQMHEDLELWRTNLPAYMRLETLVHTPEISPDQRRVTFYMHLFYMSALILKTRALLATQKDIAACTWDPEATTAIFEGIHAARNSGRLLGLIHEEKAVVKNCWLTMYQCYVTFLMLNFTAIKSFLVGGAAAFRQQDVVLSRTCIEILALCATKDKIARSFHTRLTRYQDTLNELLPEVQGTSKDSGSYEDGSFDDDSYLFVESSGDTRLHHLMYELRELLCYPLTLLKGSEASMPYPTIVEASVNADINFAHHLASPFNMAEDELPSGLFPPDESLGGSHNYDGETEGYVSGSVPFGWDISAWRRDPGVGSSDNT comes from the exons ATGGAAACGCCATCTTCCATAACCCTCAGACCAATCCTCCCACGTCCATCAGCAACGCCAGTCCCTACTTCTTCAGCCCCAAAACACACCAGCGACTTGGCAATTCCCCGCAAAACCAAGGTCATCTCAGCCTGTCAGGTCTGCAAGCtgaaaaagataaaatgcGACGGCGATCGCCCCGAATGCGGACCCTGTAAATCTAAGGGACGAGACTGCGATTACCCAGTTCAGGGGAACAGAGCAGAGATTCTTACAAGACGACAGCAGGCTCTGCAGGAGAATGTTGAATCGTTCGGGGCGTTGTATCGGTATTTGCAGGAACGGCCTGCGAATGAAGCTAGTAGCCTGTTTGATCGAATTCGCGATGGTTTCGGTATCGAAGCTGCGCTTGAGTTTGTGAAGCGTGAGGACAGTACTTCTGCCTTGGCTTGTAGGGACCCACCGAGTGCGAGGGTAGAATGGAGTCAGCGGATTTATGACTGCAATTTACTCTTTGAGAACGAGCTCCTCTCTACTGAGACTTCGGATGTGGCTATCCAAGCTCTACGAGACGGCGTCGATTGCTACTTCTCGTACTTGGGGACTATGTTTCCTATCTACACGAGAAAGGAAGCGGATTCGATTATTGACACTTTTCTTGCGAGTCGGGAAGGGAACCCTGATCAGGTTGTTAGTAAAAAGGTTGCATATGGCGAGCTGTTGGCAATTTGTGCCTTGGGCTTTCAATATGATCGACAGACTTTACCGAATGGCAATGCATCGATCTGCACGCCGTTCTATCAAAAGGCTAGGCTGTTCCTCGATTATGTCGTTGAGAAGGCTCCTCTGCGTGCGATGAGGATATGTTGCTGTTTGGGAATATACAATGTCATCGCCAAATCATCATTGGCAATATCCTATACAG ACTGGGGCATTCTCCTGGGCTCCTCAAGTGGACTGGCTGTTGGCAAACGGCCAGCAACTCTTTCAGAAACAGACTTTAATGGCTATACAAGAACCTTTGCGGCGCTCATCACCGTGCGAAGCTGGGTGACAGCTACCCTCGGCCATATCCCCAGCCCAGAGGTATCCCGGTGTATCCAC GAAACGAgggagaagatggacaaTACTGGAGACTTAGATTCCGCGGGAGAGGATCCAGTTATCGGTATGCTCCAGCAGAAAATGGCACAAATTACAGTCCTGAAAGCCAACGTCTTAAGAACCGTGGCATCTTTTAGAGTGTTATCTCCCGCTATCTTGAGACAGATGCACGAAGACCTTGAGCTCTGGCGAACCAACTTACCAGCATACATGCGTCTTGAGACGTTAGTGCACACCCCGGAAATCTCCCCTGATCAACGCCGCGTTACCTTTTACATGCACCTCTTCTACATGTCCGCTCTTATTCTCAAGACTCGGGCGCTGCTTGCCACTCAGAAGGATATAGCAGCGTGTACTTGGGATCCTGAGGCCACGACTGCTATTTTCGAGGGCATACATGCTGCCCGCAATTCAGGGCGACTTCTTGGGCTGATTCATGAAGAAAAAGCTGTGGTGAAGAATTGCTGGTTGACTAT GTACCAATGCTACGTTACTTTTCTGATGCTGAATTTCACAGCGATCAAAAGCTTCCTTGTCGGCGGTGCGGCTGCATTCAGACAGCAGGACGTTGTGCTTTCACGCACTTGTATCGAGATTCTTGCGCTGTGTGCTACTAAAGATAAGATAGCACGCAGCTTTCACACGCGACTGACAAGATACCAAGACACTCTAAATGAGCTCTTACCAGAAGTTCAGGGGACATCGAAGGATTCTGGTTCGTACGAAGATGGATCATTTGATGATGACTCCTACCTGTTCGTTGAGTCAAGCGGAGATACTAGACTTCATCACTTGATGTATGAGCTAAGAGAGTTACTATGCTATCCCTTGACTCTTCTCAAAGGGTCGGAGGCCAGTATGCCGTATCCTACTATTGTCGAGGCATCTGTCAATGCTGATATTAACTTTGCCCATCATCTCGCTTCGCCGTTTAACAtggctgaggatgagctcCCGAGTGGGTTATTTCCACCAGATGAGAGTCTTGGGGGCAGTCATAATTATGATGGCGAAACTGAG